CGTATTTTTCTACCGGCACACCCGTGGATCAGCTGGAACTGCAATTCCATTCCAAAGAGATCGTGGAATTCAACGAACAATTGATTCCCACCGGTAAAGTATTGCCTTATACAGCGTTTAGCCAGGCAAAAAGCATGGAGGGCGTAAGCCTGGATAATTCTTTCGTGCTGGATTTCGATCAACCGTCACCGTTATGCACCCTGCATGACCCCCTGAAAGGTATCAGCATCGAATTCTACCCGGAAAAGAGTTATCCCATCCTGCAGATCTATACACCGCCGCATCGTAAAAGTATTGCGGTGGAAAATCTCACAGGCGCACCTAATGCCTTTAATAATGGCATCGGACTTGTTACTATTCCCGCCGGGCAATCTGCCCGTTTTTCCACTACTACTAAAATAAAAGCATAGCCGGCGCGGCAGGAGATTTTTCTCCTGCCGCTACCATGGCCCATCTTTCTCATTTGGCACAAACTTTGAATTTCATTACCTGTCCCTTTATTATTTAACTTTAAATCATTGCGATATGGACATCCTAATGATCAAGGATAGGTGGAATGAGATCAAGCTGAAGCTGAAAAACATGTTTGCTGACCTTTCTGACACAGACCTGTTCTATGAGCAAGGCAAAGATGATCGGCTCATCGGGCAGATCCAGATCAAACTTGGTAAATCCCGGGATGAGGTCATCAATCTCATCCGTTCCTTGTAAAAATTAACCCGGTACCGGAGACGGGATACCCTGCCTCCGGATATCGGTATTTTTTTTAGGATACATTTAACAGCGCATGGCATAATTACGGGGGAATACTTAACTATTTTGGTGCATAATTGTTAATAGTTATATGAAATCCTGTAGACTGTTCCTCGTCCCGATAGTAGCCTGCCTCATAGCAGGAGGTTCTGCCAGCAAGGCCTTTGCGCAATCTGAAACACCCGTACTGGTGCGCGGCCAGATCACTGATCCGATAAAAAAAACGGTGTTATACCCGGCTACCGTTCGTAATAAGAATACGAACGCAAAAGCATTTTCTGACAACGGCGGATATTACCGCATCAATGCCAGCAAAGGGGACCTCATTATCGTATCCTTTATTGGTTATGTGTCCGATAGTTTTACGGTCACCAATTATGCAGGCACACAGGTGAATGATGTACGCTTGCGCGAGCAGGAACGTTTTCTGCCCAGTGTGGAAGTATCCGGGAAATGGAGTCCTTATCAGCTGGATTCCCTCGCCCGTGCAGAAGAGTTCAAACCTTTCCTGGAAACAGAGAACCGCAGCCTGGTAGATAAATCCAAAAGAGGCCCGGGGCAGGGAGGATTTGGTATCGTTTTCAGCCCCTTCTCCCGCTATTCCCAAAAAGAGAAAGATCTCCGCAAATTCAAGAAACTCTACGATGAATATAACAGGCAATCCTATGTGGATTACCGTTATTCCAAAGCTTTTGTCACCAGAGTAACCGGCCTGGTGGGAGATTCGCTGCTGCAATTCATTTACAAATACACTCCTTCGCACGACCTGTTGCGGAACATGACCAATGAAACATTGATCTACTGGACGGCGGAGCGGGCTAAATTGTGGCGGAGAGATCCAAAGGCTACCTTAAAAGAAGATCAATAGGATTATAAAAAAGGAAGAGCCGGATCACTCCAGCTCTTCCTTCTATTTTTCATTTCTAATTCGCTTAGTTGTACACCTTCACCATATACACAAACTCCTCCAGTTTCTTCAGTTGCTCTACACGGTTAAGGCCGTTCAGCTGATTACCTTTCAGGTCCTTACGGGAGAACCGCTCTTTTGGTAATTCATCCAGTAAACGTTTCAGGTGACCTGATTTCACTGCAAAAGCAATACCGTCTGATGTAGATTGTTTGCCGGTAATGATACCGATCACTTCTCCGTTATTATCCAACAGGGGAGCACCACTGTTACCGGGATTCACCTGGATGGATACCTGGTAGGCCAGGGTATCTCCGTTAAAGCCGGTCTGTGCGCTGATATATCCTTTTCCGTAAACGATTTCATCGCGGGGGAAACCCATAGTGAATACTTCTTCACCGGGGCGGATAGGCTGTTGTTTCAGCGAGTAAGGTAAAGAAGGAGAACGGAAGCCGGAATCAGCAATACGGAGAACGGCCAGGTCGCTGGACACATCTTCGAATACGCTAACGGCTTTAAATGCTTCGCCTTTATTATTCTGTATATAAATGGAGTCTGCCCCGGCAATTACATGGTAATTGGTGACCATATAACCGTTCCGGGAGATGGCAAAGCAGGTGCCGCCATAAGTACCCGGGTTAAGGGGGGCTTTCTTAATAATATTGATATCGCGATTGAGGGCATTCTGGGAACGCTGGATATTGTTCAATACCCTTCTTACATCTTCGTATTGAGCAGTAGAGGAATTTTTGGCGGCCTTTTGCATAACAGCAATAGTACCAAGAGAGGTAACCAGTGCAATGCAGGCTGCGGCGGCCAGGTTGAGCCAGGTGCGCTTACTGCGCATTTTAACAACAGGAGCCGCAGGTTGGGCAACATGTGTGGCAGGCATCTGGGCGTGAATAGCTTCCATCTTACGAAGGAGGGCTTTCCGCTGGCCATTGGCCCTGAACTGTTGTAACAGCAGTTGGTGTTCAGTCACCTGCCGGTCTATATTGGAATCACTACGGCGGAGGACATCGAAGGCCTCCCTTTCGGGGGCACTCATTTCGCCATCCAGGTAGCGTTCTATTTCTTGTATGAGATGTATATCGTTCATCACAGTAGCCCCGGGGGGCCTATTTATTTATTTTGAGCAAAGAATAATTTCTTCAGGCGCATCAGGCATTTGTATTTCTGGTTCTTGGCATTCTCCGCATTGGTATAACCAAAACGGTCTGCAATTTCCAGCATGCTTTTACGATGGATGTAATAATCTTCGAGGATGGTTTTGCAAGGTTCCCCTATCTTTTCCATAGATGCTTCCATCTTGCTAAAAAGGAGGTCTTTCTCTTCCTGTGCCTCCAGGGTCTCCTCTACGGGAGTGGTTTCTTCCAGTTCCTCATAAATAGGCCCGTTTAAAGCGTTCCCCTGTAACTTTTTGAGCCATAAGCGGCGGCAAACAGCATAAAGGAAGGTTTTTAAGCGGGAAGAAAGGATGAAATTCCCCTCCTGCACCTTTTCATATAACACAATCATCGCTTCCTGGAAGATATCCTTGGCATCGTCCTCTGATCCGTTATTCTGCAAGATCATTTTAGCTACCATGGGGAAATTATCTAAATAG
This DNA window, taken from Chitinophaga niabensis, encodes the following:
- a CDS encoding serine protease, whose protein sequence is MNDIHLIQEIERYLDGEMSAPEREAFDVLRRSDSNIDRQVTEHQLLLQQFRANGQRKALLRKMEAIHAQMPATHVAQPAAPVVKMRSKRTWLNLAAAACIALVTSLGTIAVMQKAAKNSSTAQYEDVRRVLNNIQRSQNALNRDINIIKKAPLNPGTYGGTCFAISRNGYMVTNYHVIAGADSIYIQNNKGEAFKAVSVFEDVSSDLAVLRIADSGFRSPSLPYSLKQQPIRPGEEVFTMGFPRDEIVYGKGYISAQTGFNGDTLAYQVSIQVNPGNSGAPLLDNNGEVIGIITGKQSTSDGIAFAVKSGHLKRLLDELPKERFSRKDLKGNQLNGLNRVEQLKKLEEFVYMVKVYN
- a CDS encoding CsbD family protein; the encoded protein is MDILMIKDRWNEIKLKLKNMFADLSDTDLFYEQGKDDRLIGQIQIKLGKSRDEVINLIRSL
- a CDS encoding RNA polymerase sigma factor, coding for MNNLLNIERDQELLQGLAMNDDKSLEVIYLDNFPMVAKMILQNNGSEDDAKDIFQEAMIVLYEKVQEGNFILSSRLKTFLYAVCRRLWLKKLQGNALNGPIYEELEETTPVEETLEAQEEKDLLFSKMEASMEKIGEPCKTILEDYYIHRKSMLEIADRFGYTNAENAKNQKYKCLMRLKKLFFAQNK
- a CDS encoding carboxypeptidase-like regulatory domain-containing protein — translated: MKSCRLFLVPIVACLIAGGSASKAFAQSETPVLVRGQITDPIKKTVLYPATVRNKNTNAKAFSDNGGYYRINASKGDLIIVSFIGYVSDSFTVTNYAGTQVNDVRLREQERFLPSVEVSGKWSPYQLDSLARAEEFKPFLETENRSLVDKSKRGPGQGGFGIVFSPFSRYSQKEKDLRKFKKLYDEYNRQSYVDYRYSKAFVTRVTGLVGDSLLQFIYKYTPSHDLLRNMTNETLIYWTAERAKLWRRDPKATLKEDQ